Proteins encoded within one genomic window of Calonectris borealis chromosome 1, bCalBor7.hap1.2, whole genome shotgun sequence:
- the ERGIC2 gene encoding endoplasmic reticulum-Golgi intermediate compartment protein 2 — MRRLNRKKTLNLMKELDAFPKVPESYVETSASGGTVSLIAFTTIAFLTIMEFTVYRDTWMKYEYEVDKDFTSKLRINIDITVAMRCQYVGADVLDLAETMVASADGLIYEPVVFDLSPQQKEWQRMLQLIQSRLQEEHSLQDVIFKSAFKSASTALPPREDNSLQSPDACRIHGHLYVNKVAGNFHITVGKAIPHPRGHAHLAALVSHESYNFSHRIDHLSFGELIPGIINPLDGTEKIASDHNEMFQYFITVVPTKLHTYKISAETHQFSVTERERVINHAAGSHGVSGIFMKYDISSLMVTVTEEHMPFWQFLVRLCGIIGGIFSTTGILHGFGRFVAEVIFCRFRLGSYRSTSVPLPDGHTSNHLPLITDNSTH, encoded by the exons TTTCTCTGATAGCATTTACAACGATAGCTTTCCTGACTATAATGGAGTTCACGGTGTATCGGGACACATGGATGAAATACGAATATGAAGTAGACAAGGATTTTACTAG taagtTAAGAATCAATATTGATATTACAGTTGCCATGAGGTGTCAAT ATGTGGGGGCTGATGTTCTGGATTTAGCAGAAACAATGGTCGCCTCTGCAGATGGGCTAATCTATGAACCA gtAGTATTTGATCTCAGCCCACAACAAAAAGAATGGCAAAG GATGCTGCAGCTAATTCAGAGTAGGCTGCAGGAAGAACACTCTCTTCAAGATGTGATAttcaaaagtgcttttaaaagtgCTTCTACAGCACTGCCGCCACG GGAAGATAATTCATTACAGTCTCCAGATGCATGCAGAATTCATGGTCATCTCTATGTCAATAAAGTGGCAGGGAACTTTCACATAACTGTGGGCAA GGCAATACCACACCCTCGAGGCCATGCACACTTGGCAGCCCTTGTAAGCCACGAAT CCTATAACTTCTCTCATAGAATAGATCATTTGTCATTTGGAGAGCTTATTCCAGGAATTATTAATCCTTTGGATGGAACAGAAAAAATAGCATCAGATC ACAACGAGATGTTCCAATATTTTATCACAGTTGTGCCAACCAAACTCCATACTTATAAAATTTCAGCAGAAACTCATCAATTTTCAGTGACAGAAAGG gAAAGAGTAATTAATCATGCAGCTGGCAGCCATGGGGTGTCAGGAATATTCATGAAATATGATATCAGTTCACTTATGGTGACGGTGACAGAAGAACACATGCCTTTTTGGCAGTTCTTAGTGAGGCTCTGTGGCATTATTGGGGGAATTTTTTCAACTACAG GAATTCTGCATGGCTTTGGAAGATTTGTAGCAGAAGTTATTTTTTGCCGTTTCAGACTAGGCTCTTACAGATCCACATCA GTCCCACTTCCTGATGGCCACACAAGCAACCACTTACCTCTAATTACAGACAATAGTACACATTAG